The Lacticaseibacillus rhamnosus DNA window TGAACATATTGATCGTAAAGCCGATCCGGTTGGGTTAAGACAACGCTTTGAGCGGATCGTTGTAAGCGTGTTGCTGCATTTTTCAAGCGGTTATGCATGGCGTTTACCAGTCGCACCTGATCTTCTGAGATGCGATTCAAGGCATCCACCAACGTGACTGGCGTAACAATTTCTGCAGCTGCGGTCGGGGTAGCAGCGCGGCGATCAGCCACAAAGTCCGCAATCGTTGTGTCGGTTTCGTGACCAACCGAGCTCACAATCGGCATTGGCATCTCAGCTAGTGCCCGCGCTACCTTTTCTTCATTGAACGGCCATAAATCTTCAATTGACCCGCCGCCACGACCAATGATCACCGCATCAAATCCGGACATTGTCTTAATCCGGTTCAACTGTTTCACAATCGAATCGGCCGCCTGATCCCCTTGCACGATAGCCGGAAATAAGATCAACTGCAATATCGGGTATCGCCGGGCCACAGTGGTGATAATATCTTGAATAACCGCGCCACTTGGGCTGGTCACCACCGCCACGCGTTGAGGGAAAAGTGGCAGTGGCCGCTGATGGCGTTCAAATAACCCTTCCGCAGCCAGTTTTTTCTTTAATTGTTCAAACGCCTGGTACAAGGCACCAACGCCATCCGGCTCTAATCGCTCCACAATCAGTCGATACTCGCCACTGGGTTCATACAGGCTAACACGGCCAACCACCAACACCTTCATGCCTTCTTCAAGGTTAAATTGAAGTTTGCTGAATGCGTTACGAAACATGAGAGCCCCGATTTTGGCATGATCATCTTTGAGTGAAAAATATTGATTGCCCACGCGTTTGCGGTAGTTGGAAATTTCACCGGTCAGATAAACTTTGGCTAAATACGGATCGGCATCGAATTTTCTTTTTAAATACTGCGTCAGTGCGGTAACGGTTAAATATTGACTTGTCTCAACCATGTAACCGCCTCTTCGCCAAAGCCACCGTTTGGGCCATGAGCGATGCAATCGTCATCGGCCCCACGCCACCGGGTACTGGGGTCAAGGCGCCTGCAATCGGTGCGACCGTATCATCGTCAACATCCCCATGCAGTTTTCCATCGGCACCGCGCGAAATTCCCACGTCAATCACCGTTGCGCCGGGTTTGACGGCATCAGCGCCGATAAAATGTGGCCGTCCGACAGCAACCACTAAAATATCCGCTTCCCGCGTCAACTGTTTGAGGTTTCGGGTTTTGCTGTGAGCGATGGTAACCGTCGCATCATGATTAACCATTAATCCAGCCAGTGGCCGTCCCACAATATTCGAGCGCCCGACAATGACAACCCGCTGCCCGGCAACATCAATATCATAAGCATCCAACAGCGCCATAATGCCATAAGGAGTTGAGGCCACAACGGTTGGCTCATTCGTCCACAACCGTCCGACACTAACCGGACTAAAGCCATCAACATCTTTATTAGGATCAATCGCATCAATAACCGCGCGTTCGTCTAAGCCAGCAGGTAACGGAAGCTGTACCAAAATAGCATCCACATCAGGATCCTGATTCAACTCGGCCACCTTAGCTAACAATGTCATCTGAGAAGTGTCTTCTGGCAATCGATACATCAACGAGCGAACGCCAATTTCTTCAGCCCGCCGCTGTTTGTTACGAACATAGACTTCGCTAGCAGGATCCGAACCAACTAAAACAACGGCCAACGTAGGCGTGACGTCTTGTTGTGCCAATTTTGCTACCGTCTGTTTAAGTTCACCAAGTATTTTCTTTGACACTACCCGGCCATCTAATCGCGTTGCCACAAAAACCACTCCTCATTTTTGACGCTGCTCGCAGCAGGCGCCCAATGTTGTTTGTTACCTTGATCGTTAACGATTCGCGGATAAATTAAAACCGGTCAAAGTAATTGCCTTTGACCGGTTAACTTACGCTTTTGGCGCCGCTTCGATGAAGTTTGCCAAAATGCCATTGACAAACTTCGCCGACTGCTCGTCGCTGTAACGTTTAGCCAGATTAATGGCCTCATTAATCGCTGCAGCTTCCGGCATTGCTTCTTCATAACGAATTTCATATAAGCCCAGACGTAAAATGATTAAATCTGGTTTCGTTAACCGACTCAGCGTCCAGCCTTTTTTTAGTTGCGGCGTCAAAGCTGCGTCTAAGGCTGCTTGATTTGCCAAAACGCCTTCAACTAATGCCGTTAAATATGACGGTACTTCTGTATCTTTAGGTAAAACTTCGGCGTACACCGCATTTTTATCAGCTTCCGGATTCGTTGCCAAGGCAAAGAGCGCCCGAAAGGCAGCTTCACGGATTGCATGTCGTGATTCCATCTTATTCGTCATCCTGTCCGCTTGTTGTCGCTGCATCATCCGTGTCATCTGTGTCGTCATCCTTGAACAGGTCTTCCGGATTGACTGGCTCGGTCTTTTCGGGAATCACACCAACGACATGAACATTTACTTCATCCAAAGTAAGATCGGTCATGAACAGCAATTGCTCGCGTAACTGCTCTTGCATCGCCAATGCAACCTTGGGTACCGAAACACCATAATCCAAATAGACGTACACATCAGCCGTAATCTTATCATCGGCAACTGTCACACTCACACCTTTACCGTGATTAGCCCGGCCAAACCAGGCATTAATGGAAGATCCTAATGTGCCACGCATTTGGTAGACCCCGTCCACTTGACTGGCAGCGATGCCCAAAATGACCTCCAAAACTTCAGGAACAATTTCAATCGTCCCTTGTGCATCAGTCCGATTTGCTAATATGATATTGGTTTCTTCAGCCATTATGAGATCCTCCTAGCCTTAGTTGTTAGCACGTGAGATATAAGTGCCATCATCGGTGTTGATCGTCAACACATCACCGTTATTAATGAAAAATGGCACTTGAACAACCAAACCGGTTTCCATGGTTGCCGGTTTTGAACCGCCGCTACTGGTATTGCCACGAATACCCGGTTCGGTTTCTTTAACTGCCAGATCAACTGTTTTTGGCAGCTCAATACCTAGCGTTTCATTACCGTGCATGATAATTTTAACATTCATGTTTTCTTTTAAATAATTCAACTGATCCCGAATTTCGTCACCTGGGAGTGTCAGCTGATCATAAGTATCGGTGTCCATGAATACATAGTTGTCGCCATCGGCATAAAGATATTGCATGTTTTTGCTATCAATCTGGGCTTTTTCAACTTTTTCAGTCGAACGGAAGGTTTTTTCCTGAACGGCACCGGTTCGCAGGTTCTTCAAAGTCGAACGGACAAATGCCGATCCCTTACCCGGCTTAACATGCTGAAATTCAACGATCCGCCAAAGGTCACCATCGACCTCGATCGTCAAACCATTTTTAAAATCATTAACAGATATCATGAACTTCCTCCATACATTCAGTCATAAACTAAACCTATTCTAGCAAGCAGCGGAGACGCTTGCAACAGCCACCGGCGAACTAACCCCAATGATCTGCAATGCATCACCACACAAAGCAACCGTCTCGATACGAATTTTGCCTTGATATAACCACCCATACCAGAGATAGGTTCGAAAAAGCGGTCGAATAAACTGCGACCGCAACGCTATTCAATATTCTTATCAGTTATGCCTTTGACTATCTCAGTAGCAACCGGCGACACTTTCAAATGTTAAAGTACCAACAAATCAGCCGGTGCTGGCTGGCTGAGTGATTGATTACCGTCAGCCGTTACCACCAGATCATCTTCAATGCGGACACCACCAAGCTCTGGAATATAGATGCCTGGTTCGTCTGTGACAACATTACCTTTTGCGGCTGGCACATCAAGATATGGCCCCCAAGCACCCGGACCTTCATGAATCGATAAACCGATTCCGTGACCCGTTCCGTGGCCAAAGTACTGACCGTAACCTGCATCATCAATGGTGTGATGCGCCAAATCGTTAATCGTCCGTCCGAGCACACCCGGTTTCAGCGCTTGTTGCACTTTTTGGTTAGTTTCGTAAACAATCTTGTAAATCGTCTTCAGCTTAGGATCTGGCTGGCCGACTGCAAAAGTGCGGGTAAGATCAGACATATAGCCATGATAAATGCAGCCCCAATCGAGCGTGACCACATCACCCTTAGCAATTTTCTTTTCGGTTGCCGCACCATGAGGCATCGCCGAGCGGGCACCTGAGGCCACAATCGTTTCGAACGAGACATTGCTGGCACCGAGTTTGCGCATATAAAAGTCCAAATCATTGGCAATATCAATCTCCCGCATACCGGGTTTAATGGTCGCCAGCACATGTTGATAGCCTTTTTCCGCAATGGCAACAGCCTGTTTAATGAGAGCCAATTCATCATCGTCTTTAACTTCACGCTGGCTCTCAACGAAATCGCGAGTTGGCACCAAGGTCCCTTGGGTCAACAAGTCAAACGCTTCATAATCTGCATAGTTGAGATGAACGGCTTCAAAACCAATGTGCGTTAATTGCAACCGATTGGCCAATTTTCCCGCTGCCTTAAACAACCCATCTTGATGCAAAACCAATTCGGCGTGTTGCACCTGCTGTTTAAATTGTTCGGTAAACCGCGAATCAGTAATAAAATAAGCTTTTTCCGGTGTCACCAGCAAAGCACTTTCATCGCCGGTAAAGCCGGTCAAATAAGTGACGTTGGCGGCATCGGTAACAAAAAAGCCATCCAGTTTCTTATCCAGAATCCGTGCCTGCAATGCTGTCATTCGATCCATCCAAATCGCTCCTTTTTGACGTTTGTCCAAACTTTGAAAAAAAGACGCCCCGTTTTACCGGGACGTCATCAATCTTTATTCAGCAGCTGCTGCCGGATAAACTGAAACCTTCTTCTTATCACGGCCGAAGCGTTCGAACTTAACAACGCCATCAGCGGTTGCAAATAAGGTATCATCGCCGCCGCGACCAACGTTTTCACCAGGGTGGATCTTGGTACCGCGTTGACGATACAAGATGTTGCCTGCCTTGACGAATTGGCCATCGGCACGTTTGCTGCCTAAGCGCCGACCAGCTGAGTTACGGCCGTTGGATGTTGAACCGCCACCTTTATGGTGAGAGAAGAATTGCAGATTCATCTTTAACATAACGTACACCTCCGAGAATTAATTTTGCTCTAATTGTTTTGTCGTAATCATTAAGCGATCAGGGTATTGATCTTGGATGCTTTGAAGTTCAAGCAATAAATTTTCCAACAAAATTTGACTAATATGCAACTGTTCACCGGTAATAACGGATTTGAGCTTCATTTGCAAGTGGCCACCATGGACCTCATCTGCAATGACATCCGGCTTGAATCCCGCTAAGGCTTCAACACCGTTAACCGCACCGATACTAACAGCTGAAACAGCAGCGCAGACGATATCCTGACCGGTTTTACCGGCATCGGCATGACCAGTCAGCTCAAAACTGACAATATCGCCATGCTCGTCGCGATGAAAAATTGCCTTGATCATAGCCTAACCTCTTATGCGTTAATCGCGTCAATAACGACTTTTGTGTAAGGCTGACGGTGGCCTTTCTTCTGATGAGAGTGCTTCTTAGGCTTGTACTTGTAAGTAACAACCTTTTTCTCGCGCCCTTGTTTTTCGACTTTACCGGTTACGGTTGCGCCGGCAACGGTTGGTGTGCCAATCTTGGCATCGCCTTCGCCAGCAACCATAATCACTTCGTCAAAAGTCACCTGTTTGCCTTCTTCGGCATCAAGTTTTTCGACATAAATAGCTTCGCCGACTTCTGCTTTATATTGCTTGCCGCCAGTTTTAATAATTGCGTACACTGTGTGCACCTCCTGTTTTGCCTCTCGGCTTTTCCCCTGAAGACTCGCCAAGTTAGGTGCTTGCGCTTAAAACCTAACGATGTGCGGTTGCATAGGAGGGGTGCCAAATACAACGGATTAATACTACCAGAGACTGGGGTAAGTTGCAAGCGTCTATGTAAGTAAGTAAACAAGTTCATTTTATCTAATGGCTTCGCGATCCAATCCAAATATCAGGACTCCCAATGCCATCTGCCTAAACAGAAATGCTTTACGATGCCAAATGCCGTTTACGATAAACCCAGATTCCGCAAATGAGGGCTGGCATATAGAGTGCATAAATAATAGTAAATAACGTGAGCCACCCACCGAAAGCTGCGTTACCTAACAGTAACCCAACATATAAAATTCCGTCGATAATCCAGTTAACCGGTTCTATCAGTTGCGTGGTCACCGTGATTAGCAACGCCCCGGTGACTAATAAAATGAGAATATCGAGCAAAATAATCATACGCGCCACCTCCTGCAAGCATTATAGCCAAGCGTGCCGGTTTCAACAAGAAAACCTTGAAATCTGACCTCAGGCGTTTTGTTGCATAGAAAAAGGCCCAGAACGAATCTGAGCCTGCCCCTGCCAAGATACCTAATATAGCATAAAAGGCGCCAATGTAACCAGCAAATATTTAAAAAGGCAGGGGCTAAAAAACAATATCTTAGTGACCTTAAACATGCCTCAAGGAAGTGAAACATCAGCGCCAAGCTTCACATGCCTGCCCCTTATCCCCTGAAAGTAGATAAAGAAAAGCCGCTGATCATTAAAAAATCAGCGGTGATGAGTCAACGTTTCAACTGTTGTAATGCTTTTTCAATCGTATCGCCTTTGCCAACATGTTTGGCATTTTTCGGATCAATGGCGATAAACTCTTGCGTTTTCATATTAAGTTGGATTCGATATGCCATCTGAATCCCTCCATTCTTAAAGATGTGAATGGCCTTTGGTAGCGAATACCGTCATGCTACTCACTTTTAATCAGTAAGTCAAGCCATCCAACTTCAAAACAACCCATTAGCAATCAGGGTCTCGTTATGATGACATCCGGGTTTGAATTTAACCTAAAAGTCCAACCGGCCGGGCGGTTTCATTGACTTGACCTTCTGGCTATGGCATTAATGGATTAAAGCTTTTTATAGTTTAGTCAGTGATAGCGGATTATCAATATTTTTATTTTTAGGGGCGTGGAAATTTTGAAAAAATGGATCTGGGGTTCAATCGGCGGGCTAATCGTTTTAATTGTTGTGGGCATCGGTGGATGGTGGCTTTATGACCATTTTCATTATCAGCAACTAGTTGATCAGCCTGCTGACGTTAAAAAATGGGAAGCCGACCCACGCCCACTGCAATCTGAACAAACCGCCGTTAAGCGAATCAAAGAAATCCCCCAGTCGGCACAGTTAGGCAATCGGATCGCCAAGGGGACAAAGTTGGTTGTCATTCCCGGTCTGCGTGGCGCCTGGTCAATTAACGCCAAAACCAAACGCGCCGGCTTTGGCACAAACTGGGTCCCTCAAGGCGTTACCCAGTCAAAAGACAGCCTGTTCGTCAGTCTATACGATGGCGATCACAAGTTAAATTCGCTGATCTTGGAAATCAACAAAAAAACCGGTCGTTACCGTAAGTCGTTTATTTTAAAGTCCAAAGCACACGTCGGCGGCATCACCTATGATCGCGAAAAAAAGCGGCTGTTATGGTCAGACGACAACTCCAAACTCGGTGGCGCCGGGATTAGTTATGCCTCTCAACGAGCACTTGATGCGTATCAAGCTCAGGTTGAAAAAGCGCCTCTTGATTCCACACGCATCCCACTGCACTTGGCTAACCGGACATCGGCCATCACGCTTTATGATCACCAACTTGTTTTCGTCAAGTATGGCAAGAACGCCATTAATCGGTCGCTCATTGCTTTACCAGTGAACGATGACAACCTCCCTGCTGCCATTACCGAAGCACAATTTAACCGCTTGATTCGTGACCTTATCCCGCAACTTGAAGGTAAAAACGATACCCAAAGTTTCCAAATCATTTCTAAGAAGCTCATGGATGACAAGATCATCAATTCCGTCAATGCAGGCTGGGATCGCATTCAAGGTATTGCCATTGCCAAGACCGGCCTCACCTTTGTCAGTCAATCAAATGGTGCCAAGCCCGGCAAAATCTGGATTCGTATTCCCCTTGATAAAAGTTGGTCTAAGCTGACCTTTGCCACGCCGAAATCCGGAGACAAAATTATTAACGTTCCTAATTCGGTGGAAGAAATTAGTCTAAACGCGGATGACAGCCAGCTGGCCCTTATTTTTGAAAGTGGTGCCAAAGCCTATCGCGAAGAAGGCTCGTTCTGGAAACGCCCGCACTACATGGATCGTATCATGCTATTGCCCATCAGCGTCCAATCAAATACAAAGAAATGACCTGATTATCGGCTTATCGCTTCATGGCAAAATGCAAGGACCCGTTGACGGTCTATCCCGGTTCTCGTATACTTAATAGTGCTTTGTACCAGTAGCTCAGTTGGATAGAGCAACGGTCTTCTAAACCGTTTGTCCCGGGTTCGAATCCCGGCTGGTACATTATTAAGGTAAAACGGGAAAAGCTAAGACAAAAAAGCCTGAAGAATCAGGCTTTTTTTACGTCGGAGAAAGCAGAAAAAAATTTTGTGACAGTGTCGTGACAGCGAGGCTTAAAAAGTCGGCTAAAATCGGCCATTCTGTCACAAGACTGTCACAAGATCGCTGTACACCCTGCGACATAAGGTATACAACCGGTGCTTTTTTGTCATTTTTTCAACTGCAACGTATGATCAACCAACTCGTAAGTTTCAACTCCAAACGCCTGCGCCAGTTCCGCATTATAATGATGAGCAACCTCGATCACCGTCACCGGCAAGGCATAAATAAGCTTATGAATCTTGTCGGCATTTGCCTGATCAAGGCTGGCAGAAATTTCGTCTAGTAAAAAGACCGGACTTTGTCGCAAGAGGCCGCGGGCAATCCCGATTCGTTGTGCCTGGCCGCCGGATAAATTGCTGCCGTTATCAACAATTTCAAAGTCAAGAATGCCAGTACCCAG harbors:
- the xseA gene encoding exodeoxyribonuclease VII large subunit; this encodes MVETSQYLTVTALTQYLKRKFDADPYLAKVYLTGEISNYRKRVGNQYFSLKDDHAKIGALMFRNAFSKLQFNLEEGMKVLVVGRVSLYEPSGEYRLIVERLEPDGVGALYQAFEQLKKKLAAEGLFERHQRPLPLFPQRVAVVTSPSGAVIQDIITTVARRYPILQLILFPAIVQGDQAADSIVKQLNRIKTMSGFDAVIIGRGGGSIEDLWPFNEEKVARALAEMPMPIVSSVGHETDTTIADFVADRRAATPTAAAEIVTPVTLVDALNRISEDQVRLVNAMHNRLKNAATRLQRSAQSVVLTQPDRLYDQYVQRVDQLRQRLQQSINNQLRENEHRLAMATAQLDGRQLLVKVANLQRQQVDDRRRLDRAMIALVTAKHQAVANAALGLDHLSPLKILGRGFAFVTDDAGKMLKTTADYQVDAAIHIHVADGQIGARVTTKENKHG
- the folD gene encoding bifunctional methylenetetrahydrofolate dehydrogenase/methenyltetrahydrofolate cyclohydrolase FolD, with the protein product MATRLDGRVVSKKILGELKQTVAKLAQQDVTPTLAVVLVGSDPASEVYVRNKQRRAEEIGVRSLMYRLPEDTSQMTLLAKVAELNQDPDVDAILVQLPLPAGLDERAVIDAIDPNKDVDGFSPVSVGRLWTNEPTVVASTPYGIMALLDAYDIDVAGQRVVIVGRSNIVGRPLAGLMVNHDATVTIAHSKTRNLKQLTREADILVVAVGRPHFIGADAVKPGATVIDVGISRGADGKLHGDVDDDTVAPIAGALTPVPGGVGPMTIASLMAQTVALAKRRLHG
- the nusB gene encoding transcription antitermination factor NusB, which translates into the protein MESRHAIREAAFRALFALATNPEADKNAVYAEVLPKDTEVPSYLTALVEGVLANQAALDAALTPQLKKGWTLSRLTKPDLIILRLGLYEIRYEEAMPEAAAINEAINLAKRYSDEQSAKFVNGILANFIEAAPKA
- a CDS encoding Asp23/Gls24 family envelope stress response protein; the protein is MAEETNIILANRTDAQGTIEIVPEVLEVILGIAASQVDGVYQMRGTLGSSINAWFGRANHGKGVSVTVADDKITADVYVYLDYGVSVPKVALAMQEQLREQLLFMTDLTLDEVNVHVVGVIPEKTEPVNPEDLFKDDDTDDTDDAATTSGQDDE
- the efp gene encoding elongation factor P, translated to MISVNDFKNGLTIEVDGDLWRIVEFQHVKPGKGSAFVRSTLKNLRTGAVQEKTFRSTEKVEKAQIDSKNMQYLYADGDNYVFMDTDTYDQLTLPGDEIRDQLNYLKENMNVKIIMHGNETLGIELPKTVDLAVKETEPGIRGNTSSGGSKPATMETGLVVQVPFFINNGDVLTINTDDGTYISRANN
- a CDS encoding M24 family metallopeptidase, producing MDRMTALQARILDKKLDGFFVTDAANVTYLTGFTGDESALLVTPEKAYFITDSRFTEQFKQQVQHAELVLHQDGLFKAAGKLANRLQLTHIGFEAVHLNYADYEAFDLLTQGTLVPTRDFVESQREVKDDDELALIKQAVAIAEKGYQHVLATIKPGMREIDIANDLDFYMRKLGASNVSFETIVASGARSAMPHGAATEKKIAKGDVVTLDWGCIYHGYMSDLTRTFAVGQPDPKLKTIYKIVYETNQKVQQALKPGVLGRTINDLAHHTIDDAGYGQYFGHGTGHGIGLSIHEGPGAWGPYLDVPAAKGNVVTDEPGIYIPELGGVRIEDDLVVTADGNQSLSQPAPADLLVL
- the rpmA gene encoding 50S ribosomal protein L27, producing MLKMNLQFFSHHKGGGSTSNGRNSAGRRLGSKRADGQFVKAGNILYRQRGTKIHPGENVGRGGDDTLFATADGVVKFERFGRDKKKVSVYPAAAAE
- a CDS encoding ribosomal-processing cysteine protease Prp, whose product is MIKAIFHRDEHGDIVSFELTGHADAGKTGQDIVCAAVSAVSIGAVNGVEALAGFKPDVIADEVHGGHLQMKLKSVITGEQLHISQILLENLLLELQSIQDQYPDRLMITTKQLEQN
- the rplU gene encoding 50S ribosomal protein L21, which translates into the protein MYAIIKTGGKQYKAEVGEAIYVEKLDAEEGKQVTFDEVIMVAGEGDAKIGTPTVAGATVTGKVEKQGREKKVVTYKYKPKKHSHQKKGHRQPYTKVVIDAINA